A window of Ranitomeya variabilis isolate aRanVar5 chromosome 2, aRanVar5.hap1, whole genome shotgun sequence contains these coding sequences:
- the IMMP1L gene encoding mitochondrial inner membrane protease subunit 1, with the protein MIRKVIGKTLGFLGYAIQYGCIAHCTFEYLGEIVVCSGPSMEPTIQNYDILVCDNLSRHLYSIHKGDIVIAKSPNKPSINICKRVIGLEGDKVCTSSPSDFIKRHTYVPKGHVWLEGDNLDNSTDSRSYGPVPYALIRGRVCLRLWPFNSFGPLQDNPNGRIMKD; encoded by the exons ATGATCAGGAAGGTGATCGGGAAGACACTGGGTTTCCTGGGGTACGCCATTCAGTACGGCTGCATAGCTCACTGCACATTCGAGTATCTTGGAGAAATAGTGGTT TGTTCTGGGCCATCAATGGAACCCACCATACAGAATTATGACATTTTAGTATGCGACAACTTGAGTCGACACCTTTATTCAATTCACAA GGGTGACATTGTAATTGCAAAGAGTCCAAACAAGCCAAGCATTAACATCTGCAAAAGGGTAATTGGATTGGAAGGTGACAAAGTCTGTACTAGCAGCCCATCAGACTTCATCAAGAGGCACACATAT gtacccaaagGCCACGTGTGGTTAGAAGGAGACAATCTAGACAACTCTACGGACTCTAGAAGCTATGGACCTGTCCCTTATGCCCTCATCCGGGGAAGAGTTTGTCTGAGG TTGTGGCCTTTTAACTCCTTTGGGCCTCTACAGGATAATCCTAATGGACGTATAATGAAAGATTGA